CGGTTCTCCCTCGCGTCTGGTCCGGGAACGGCTTTGTGAGCGGAAACCGGTGGCCGCAACGACCGTTCTCACTGTCCTCGGCCGCCTGGTCGAAAAGGGATTGGTGACGCGCCGGCGGGAGGGCCGCAGCTATCACTTCTTCGCCGCCGTCTCTGAAGAGGAATTCGAGCAAGAGGTCACCCGCAGCATACTGCAGGGACTGATGGAGCAGGAGTCGCGTCCCATCCTCAGCACCTTTGTCGAACTCGTCTCGCACGATGAAGAACTG
The Acidobacteriota bacterium genome window above contains:
- a CDS encoding BlaI/MecI/CopY family transcriptional regulator, which produces MKLTFRPSQHGMAQILGDLESRVMKALWEAPGSPSRLVRERLCERKPVAATTVLTVLGRLVEKGLVTRRREGRSYHFFAAVSEEEFEQEVTRSILQGLMEQESRPILSTFVELVSHDEEL